The Pseudodesulfovibrio sp. zrk46 genome contains a region encoding:
- a CDS encoding TRAP transporter substrate-binding protein encodes MKSALKFLVVLALVAMMASPAMAAKKVRWKLAMTWSSTLTPFASAPIQMAKMVEEMSGGNFQIRVEGSEKHKAALGILDMVKGGQYDIGHTAAYYWKGKDMQTVFYCTVPFGMNADEQYAWFYYGGGMELMEEAFAKFKVLSFPGGNSGVQMGGWFKKEIKSVDDLKGLKMRIPGLAGEVFAKLGVNVTNIAPGELYTSLDRGTIDALEWVGPAMDIKMGFHKIAPYYYTGWHEPATELQFIVNKREYEKLPEEYKAILKTAMKAASMDMYIENFAGSVDAWDKMKTEYPNIQVKEFPMPVLKAMKAAADELYETYAAKDPAFKKVLDSQRAYMKKARAWSTISEYNYIKTSNAVAE; translated from the coding sequence ATGAAATCCGCATTGAAATTTTTAGTTGTTTTGGCTCTGGTAGCTATGATGGCCTCGCCTGCCATGGCTGCGAAGAAGGTTCGCTGGAAGCTTGCTATGACCTGGTCTTCCACTTTAACTCCGTTTGCTTCTGCCCCCATTCAAATGGCTAAGATGGTCGAAGAGATGTCCGGTGGTAATTTTCAGATCCGCGTAGAAGGTTCCGAAAAGCACAAGGCAGCTCTCGGCATTCTGGATATGGTTAAGGGGGGCCAGTACGACATCGGTCATACTGCAGCTTATTATTGGAAAGGAAAGGATATGCAGACTGTTTTCTACTGCACCGTTCCTTTCGGCATGAATGCTGACGAACAGTATGCATGGTTCTACTATGGTGGTGGTATGGAGTTGATGGAAGAAGCCTTCGCCAAATTTAAAGTCCTCAGCTTCCCAGGTGGCAACTCAGGCGTGCAGATGGGCGGTTGGTTCAAGAAGGAAATCAAGTCTGTTGATGATCTGAAGGGCCTTAAAATGCGTATTCCTGGCTTGGCTGGTGAAGTGTTCGCAAAGCTTGGCGTTAACGTCACTAACATCGCTCCGGGAGAACTCTACACATCTCTTGATCGTGGCACCATTGATGCCCTTGAGTGGGTCGGTCCCGCAATGGACATTAAGATGGGGTTCCACAAGATTGCTCCTTATTACTACACCGGTTGGCATGAACCTGCTACTGAACTGCAGTTCATCGTTAACAAGCGTGAATACGAAAAACTGCCTGAAGAGTATAAGGCTATCTTGAAGACCGCCATGAAGGCTGCTTCTATGGATATGTACATCGAGAACTTTGCTGGTTCTGTTGATGCTTGGGACAAGATGAAGACTGAATACCCGAATATTCAGGTTAAAGAATTCCCCATGCCTGTTCTTAAGGCCATGAAGGCTGCTGCAGATGAGTTGTATGAAACTTACGCAGCTAAAGATCCTGCTTTTAAGAAGGTGCTTGATTCCCAGCGTGCTTACATGAAGAAAGCTCGCGCTTGGTCTACCATTTCTGAGTACAATTACATCAAGACCTCCAACGCTGTTGCTGAATAA
- a CDS encoding TRAP transporter small permease subunit, translated as MQKLEAFIGRIVDSVGVGLAVLLVLMVLNVSYDVMMRYIFQASSVGMQEMEWHLFSLIILFGTGVALRHEGHVRVDFIYDRMSPKKKAVINIGGTVFMLLPLALLIFFGSFEYVNDAWVTNEISEDPGGLPYRWIIKSMIPLSMAFLILSAVGYILKNIMLYREAK; from the coding sequence ATGCAAAAGCTAGAAGCATTTATAGGCCGTATCGTGGATAGCGTTGGCGTCGGCTTGGCCGTGCTGCTGGTCCTGATGGTTCTTAACGTCTCTTATGACGTTATGATGCGCTACATTTTCCAGGCAAGCTCGGTAGGCATGCAGGAAATGGAGTGGCATCTATTTTCCCTTATCATTTTGTTTGGCACCGGGGTTGCTTTGCGTCATGAAGGCCACGTTCGGGTGGACTTTATCTATGATCGTATGAGTCCGAAGAAAAAGGCTGTGATCAATATTGGGGGCACAGTCTTTATGCTTTTACCCCTAGCGTTGCTTATCTTTTTTGGGTCATTCGAGTATGTGAATGACGCATGGGTCACCAATGAAATTTCTGAGGATCCTGGTGGGTTGCCATATCGATGGATTATCAAGTCTATGATTCCGCTCTCCATGGCATTCCTCATTCTGAGCGCTGTTGGTTACATTCTTAAAAACATCATGCTTTACAGGGAGGCAAAATAA
- a CDS encoding TRAP transporter large permease subunit, translated as MTGIVMFFAALVLLAVGYPVAFTFGACAIFFGAIAAFIEMMPDPTIMMVFEEFVSMFSMMPFRIYSIMTNTILMAIPLFIFMGIILQKSRLAERLLESMGMLFGKVRGGLAISTMLVGTLLAASTGVVGASVVAMGVISLPVMLKYGYSKKLSTGTICAAGTLGQIIPPSIVLIILGDVFQQPVGDLFQAAMLPGLVLVGIYILYIVVISFFDKEAAPIIEIPEDQKKGMIARAVMAIVPPLTLIIMVLGSIFVGIATPTESAAVGALGAMVLAGMYKRFSIKLVLDAASDTVKISAMVFAILIGATAFSMIFVYTGADYMVEEFMLGLPGEKWGFLILSMGAIMLLGFFIDFIEISYIVVPILLPISETIGINPIWFAILIAMNLQTSFLSPPFGFSLFYLKGVCPKEVRTTDIYRGVVPFILIQLLVLASIVVFPSMYGL; from the coding sequence ATGACTGGTATTGTCATGTTCTTCGCAGCCCTGGTTCTGCTGGCTGTGGGCTACCCTGTTGCCTTCACCTTTGGTGCCTGTGCGATTTTCTTTGGGGCTATCGCTGCGTTTATTGAGATGATGCCCGATCCGACCATTATGATGGTCTTTGAAGAGTTCGTCTCTATGTTCTCCATGATGCCATTTCGGATATATTCCATCATGACGAACACCATTTTGATGGCCATTCCCTTATTTATCTTTATGGGAATTATTCTTCAAAAATCCCGTCTTGCCGAACGTCTACTCGAATCTATGGGAATGCTTTTCGGTAAGGTTCGCGGTGGGCTTGCAATTTCTACAATGCTGGTTGGGACTTTGTTGGCAGCGTCCACTGGCGTTGTCGGGGCATCGGTTGTCGCAATGGGAGTCATTTCCCTACCGGTCATGCTCAAGTATGGATATTCTAAGAAATTATCTACTGGTACAATTTGCGCAGCAGGAACACTAGGGCAGATTATTCCGCCTTCAATCGTCCTGATTATTCTGGGTGATGTTTTCCAGCAACCGGTTGGCGACTTGTTTCAAGCCGCTATGTTGCCTGGCTTGGTGTTGGTAGGAATATATATTCTTTATATCGTGGTGATCTCTTTCTTTGACAAGGAGGCTGCTCCGATTATTGAGATTCCTGAAGATCAGAAGAAAGGCATGATTGCACGTGCTGTCATGGCTATCGTCCCTCCTTTGACCCTGATCATCATGGTTCTTGGTTCAATCTTTGTCGGTATTGCTACTCCGACTGAGTCTGCTGCAGTTGGCGCTCTTGGTGCAATGGTCTTGGCTGGAATGTATAAGCGTTTTAGCATTAAGTTGGTATTGGATGCCGCTTCCGACACTGTCAAAATCTCAGCCATGGTATTTGCTATTTTAATCGGTGCCACCGCCTTCTCCATGATTTTCGTCTACACAGGCGCAGACTACATGGTGGAAGAATTTATGCTCGGATTGCCCGGCGAGAAGTGGGGCTTTCTGATTCTGTCTATGGGAGCTATCATGCTGCTTGGCTTCTTTATCGACTTTATCGAGATCTCCTATATTGTCGTGCCGATTCTGTTGCCTATATCTGAAACGATAGGAATCAATCCAATTTGGTTTGCAATACTAATTGCAATGAACTTGCAGACATCGTTCCTCTCTCCCCCATTCGGTTTCTCCCTGTTCTACTTGAAGGGAGTGTGTCCAAAGGAAGTTCGCACGACAGATATATACAGAGGGGTAGTGCCATTTATTCTTATCCAGTTATTGGTCTTGGCATCCATCGTTGTCTTCCCTTCCATGTATGGCCTATAG
- a CDS encoding sensor histidine kinase: MDTLTFSVNNVFSLLQQMSVFLVIAYLFTKSPVFKTFSIGDLRPKQMLILYVVFSTFSIMGTYFGLPIQDAIANTRAIGAVLAGIIGGPILGGVVGMTAGIHRFTLGGFTAFSCGVSTTVEGLIGGLFHLYLVRNNRQAQLLSPVVAFIATFIAEMLQMVIILLMAKPFEEALALVRVIAIPMIVANSFGSAIFVSIIRDQKSMYDKLGVIFSNKAMKIADETLSILSAGFNRDSAAKLAKILYKETGVGAVSITDREHVLAFEGLGNDHHKPGIPLSSIETKQAIKEDRVIYVDGIDRQWRCTLSEVCPLGSVLAVPLRFEGEVIGSINLFEPKDKLFLVINKTLGEGVTNLISNQLLQARYIEQKSLLTKAELKLVQAQINPHFLFNALNTVIAILRKDADRARDLLLNLSTFFRKNLKRKGNTATLEDELNHVNSYLLIEKARFEDRLNLEMDIDPDLLYVEVPVFTLQPLIENAIKHGVSNMVEPGLVKLSAKRDSDVILITIEDNAGCYVENESQGLGMSIVEKRIKSICGDQYGLQVSCIPDEQTLVTIKLPVQRNK, translated from the coding sequence ATGGATACCCTTACTTTTTCAGTGAACAATGTCTTCTCGTTACTGCAGCAGATGTCAGTGTTTCTGGTTATCGCGTACTTGTTCACTAAGTCTCCGGTTTTTAAAACTTTTTCGATAGGTGATTTGCGTCCTAAGCAGATGCTAATTCTCTATGTTGTGTTTTCCACTTTTTCAATTATGGGTACCTACTTTGGGTTGCCGATTCAAGATGCCATAGCCAATACACGTGCAATTGGAGCTGTGTTAGCTGGTATAATTGGCGGGCCAATACTAGGTGGGGTTGTCGGTATGACGGCTGGTATCCATCGTTTTACACTCGGTGGATTTACAGCATTTTCCTGTGGAGTCTCGACAACTGTTGAAGGGTTGATCGGCGGTTTATTCCATCTCTATTTAGTCAGGAATAACCGTCAAGCTCAATTGCTTAGTCCTGTGGTAGCATTTATCGCTACGTTCATTGCCGAAATGCTTCAGATGGTGATCATTTTGCTTATGGCTAAACCTTTTGAGGAAGCTCTTGCGTTGGTCCGAGTGATTGCTATTCCGATGATCGTTGCAAATAGTTTTGGTTCAGCTATTTTCGTCAGTATTATCCGTGATCAAAAATCCATGTATGACAAGTTAGGAGTTATTTTCTCGAATAAAGCAATGAAAATTGCGGATGAGACATTGTCAATCCTTTCTGCAGGGTTCAATCGAGATAGTGCTGCTAAATTGGCTAAAATTCTTTACAAAGAAACAGGTGTGGGAGCTGTCTCCATTACTGATCGAGAGCATGTTCTTGCATTTGAAGGTTTAGGAAATGATCATCACAAGCCGGGTATTCCTCTTAGCTCAATTGAGACGAAGCAGGCGATTAAAGAGGATCGTGTAATTTATGTTGATGGCATAGATAGACAGTGGCGCTGTACTTTGTCGGAAGTTTGTCCGCTTGGTTCGGTTCTGGCTGTGCCTCTTCGGTTTGAAGGAGAGGTGATTGGTTCAATTAATTTGTTTGAGCCCAAAGATAAATTGTTTCTTGTTATAAACAAGACATTGGGCGAGGGCGTCACCAATCTTATTTCTAATCAGTTGTTGCAAGCTAGGTATATCGAGCAGAAAAGCTTGCTGACCAAGGCTGAATTAAAGTTGGTCCAAGCACAGATAAATCCACATTTTTTATTTAATGCTCTTAATACCGTAATAGCGATACTCAGAAAAGACGCAGATCGTGCACGTGACTTACTGCTTAATCTTTCAACTTTTTTTCGTAAAAATTTGAAACGAAAAGGTAATACGGCAACCTTAGAAGATGAACTAAATCATGTTAATTCATATCTTTTAATTGAAAAGGCTCGATTCGAAGATCGACTTAATTTGGAAATGGATATTGATCCAGATCTGCTGTACGTCGAGGTCCCAGTATTTACTCTTCAACCGCTAATAGAAAATGCCATCAAGCATGGTGTCTCTAATATGGTTGAACCTGGATTGGTCAAACTATCCGCTAAGCGTGATAGTGATGTGATTCTAATTACCATTGAAGATAACGCTGGGTGTTATGTCGAAAATGAGAGCCAGGGCTTAGGCATGTCGATCGTTGAGAAACGTATCAAGAGTATTTGTGGCGATCAGTATGGTCTGCAGGTGTCTTGTATCCCTGACGAGCAGACACTGGTTACCATCAAGTTGCCAGTACAAAGGAATAAATGA
- the btsR gene encoding two-component system response regulator BtsR produces the protein MIRAVVIDDEMHAREEMETLLREAGGVEVVASCANAFDALKAINKFRPDVVFLDIQMPMVSGFELLSMVPQEIMPHVVFVTAFDEYSLKAFEEKTLDYLLKPVSPDRLKKTVAKLDEFLGTDKPTAFKAETISRIPCLIGKRIKLIPIDDVEYVSAGAKGNHLVTGEGEFFTDLTLKVFEERTELLRCHKQYLVNMSFVNEIALLENGLGMITTPSGTVPVSRRFLKMIKERLLLR, from the coding sequence ATGATTCGTGCTGTTGTAATCGATGACGAAATGCATGCTCGTGAAGAGATGGAAACCTTGCTTCGCGAAGCTGGTGGTGTTGAAGTCGTTGCATCCTGTGCCAATGCTTTTGATGCACTAAAAGCAATCAATAAGTTTCGACCAGATGTCGTTTTTCTTGATATTCAAATGCCTATGGTAAGTGGTTTTGAATTGCTTAGTATGGTTCCTCAGGAAATCATGCCTCATGTGGTTTTCGTTACTGCTTTTGACGAATACTCGCTTAAAGCTTTTGAAGAAAAGACATTGGACTATCTTCTCAAACCCGTTTCTCCTGACAGGCTGAAGAAGACCGTAGCAAAGTTGGATGAGTTCTTGGGTACTGATAAACCGACTGCATTTAAAGCAGAAACGATATCTCGTATCCCTTGTCTAATAGGAAAGCGAATCAAATTAATTCCTATCGATGACGTGGAATATGTTTCGGCTGGAGCCAAGGGTAACCATTTGGTCACCGGTGAAGGGGAGTTTTTTACGGATCTAACATTAAAAGTCTTTGAAGAGAGGACGGAGTTGTTGCGGTGTCATAAGCAGTATTTGGTGAACATGTCTTTTGTTAATGAAATTGCTTTGTTAGAGAATGGTCTAGGTATGATAACTACTCCGTCTGGTACTGTACCAGTTAGTCGGCGATTTTTAAAAATGATAAAAGAACGCCTACTCTTACGCTAA
- a CDS encoding AEC family transporter, whose protein sequence is MENFILLITCFLLGIALRLSGIIDEKGPAAINAVIIHMSLPALALLYAHDLPISPELFLPAAMAWIVFGIGYILFFHTLNKVFDLDDKTKVCLALTAGLGNTSFVGLPMIEAFYGAEYMGIGMLCDTAGTFMALAIPGIILASKISGEEINRKQLAKKVLLFPPLVAILLGFAFQVIDYPSWLISILERMGGTLSPLALLSVGLTLRFGAIRNNLRELAIGLGYKLIIAPLIIFILYVFVLDATDITAKVTIFESAMGPMITGGIIAMSYGARPELAATMLGVGIPVAFLTLPIWYWILSAV, encoded by the coding sequence ATGGAAAACTTCATACTACTGATCACCTGTTTCTTGCTTGGAATTGCCTTGCGCCTCTCCGGAATTATTGACGAAAAAGGGCCTGCCGCAATCAATGCTGTAATCATCCATATGTCCCTGCCTGCTCTAGCCCTTCTCTACGCTCATGATTTACCCATAAGCCCAGAACTATTTCTGCCAGCAGCAATGGCTTGGATCGTTTTTGGTATTGGGTATATCCTCTTTTTTCATACACTGAACAAGGTCTTCGATTTAGACGATAAGACCAAAGTTTGCTTAGCACTAACGGCAGGTTTAGGTAACACTTCATTTGTTGGATTGCCTATGATTGAAGCCTTTTATGGGGCAGAATACATGGGTATTGGAATGCTTTGCGATACGGCAGGAACGTTCATGGCCCTCGCAATTCCAGGTATTATTTTAGCATCCAAAATATCCGGCGAAGAAATAAACAGAAAGCAACTTGCGAAGAAAGTACTTTTATTTCCTCCACTTGTAGCCATACTACTTGGATTCGCATTTCAAGTTATAGATTATCCAAGCTGGCTCATTTCCATCCTTGAGCGCATGGGAGGAACACTGAGTCCTCTTGCACTACTATCAGTAGGACTGACCTTGCGTTTTGGCGCAATCCGCAACAACCTCCGAGAACTTGCAATTGGATTAGGCTACAAATTAATTATTGCGCCACTTATCATTTTTATTTTGTACGTATTTGTACTTGATGCCACCGACATCACCGCCAAAGTGACCATTTTTGAATCTGCCATGGGACCAATGATCACTGGAGGCATCATTGCCATGAGCTATGGAGCACGCCCAGAACTGGCAGCTACCATGCTTGGCGTAGGAATCCCTGTAGCTTTCCTCACACTACCAATCTGGTACTGGATTCTGTCAGCAGTATAA
- a CDS encoding chemotaxis response regulator protein-glutamate methylesterase, translated as MIKVLVVDDSAFMRKAISTMLDKDPGIKVVGTARDGAEGLELVRKLDPDVVTMDIEMPKMDGLTALRHIMMESPRPVLMVSSLTTEGAEATLKAMELGAVDFIPKQLSKVSLDIIKIEKDLIARVKTVAARKMRHVAPVRPAARQVVTPVRRSSSTPTGRPKRDVVAIGVSTGGPPVVQKILSSLPADFPASIIIAQHMPAAFTGPFAKRLDGVSQISVKEAEPGDVLKPGHAFVAPGGRHIILDQKVSRVDVVVTDDPPGELYKPSANVMISSMAEAVGRRGLGVILTGMGADGCEGIRDLKAKGGRAIAQSDSTCVVYGMPKAIVDENLADEIVDLDDLAESIVANLYK; from the coding sequence GTGATTAAAGTTCTTGTCGTGGATGATTCCGCATTCATGCGGAAGGCCATAAGCACAATGCTCGATAAGGATCCGGGGATAAAGGTAGTTGGCACTGCGCGTGATGGGGCCGAAGGTCTTGAATTGGTTCGTAAGCTCGATCCAGACGTAGTTACGATGGATATCGAAATGCCTAAGATGGATGGGCTGACGGCTTTGAGGCACATCATGATGGAGTCTCCAAGACCAGTTCTCATGGTTAGTTCTTTGACTACTGAAGGTGCTGAGGCTACGCTAAAGGCCATGGAGCTTGGTGCAGTTGATTTTATCCCCAAGCAGCTTTCCAAAGTCTCTCTTGATATTATCAAAATCGAAAAAGATCTTATTGCGCGGGTTAAAACTGTTGCTGCTCGCAAGATGCGGCATGTTGCACCTGTTCGTCCTGCAGCCCGTCAAGTCGTTACTCCTGTTCGTAGATCTTCTTCGACTCCAACGGGAAGGCCTAAACGTGATGTGGTGGCAATAGGTGTTTCTACTGGTGGGCCACCTGTTGTTCAAAAGATTCTTTCATCTCTTCCTGCTGATTTCCCTGCAAGTATCATTATTGCTCAACATATGCCTGCTGCGTTCACTGGACCTTTTGCCAAACGTCTGGATGGAGTCAGTCAAATTTCTGTGAAAGAAGCTGAACCTGGTGATGTGCTTAAGCCGGGGCATGCTTTTGTTGCTCCAGGTGGGCGACATATTATTCTTGATCAAAAGGTTAGTAGAGTCGATGTCGTCGTAACTGATGATCCTCCCGGTGAACTTTATAAGCCCTCTGCAAACGTTATGATTAGTTCTATGGCTGAGGCCGTTGGACGTCGAGGTTTAGGGGTTATCTTGACTGGAATGGGAGCTGATGGTTGTGAAGGAATTCGGGATCTTAAGGCAAAAGGCGGGCGTGCTATAGCGCAAAGTGATTCGACTTGCGTTGTGTATGGAATGCCAAAAGCGATAGTAGATGAGAATCTGGCCGATGAGATCGTTGATTTGGATGATCTGGCAGAATCCATTGTTGCCAATCTTTATAAATAA
- a CDS encoding HEAT repeat domain-containing protein produces the protein MADCKEYLALLKSDDKEIVREGAFKAGEAQCVEAVGILAELLQTNHLGIQEAADSSLRRIGGKETVQAVLPLLRSDEAPVRNLSMDILREVGSQDMPSLIELIHDEDADIRIFVSDILGSTDNMLAVEPLCEALLKDPEVNVRYQAAVSLGELRKEEAAPCLNKAINDEEWVQYSVIEALTKIGHSSSVDAMVKALDTASDLVASMIIDSLGEMGNVKAVTMLLKRMDDAHTALRNKIVKAVVKILGGKSLALLNDDERERFREYLLVALTDEDEEIQDAAIQGLAYVGGEMASEGILKIASSLDQDQDQERLATTVGYLAEIGLTKALEAGLLDEDQDVARVTVQTLSLITPEQCEREHDVCKLLMKAFWQVSLPVQRQIVSVAATNGDIGAKDFFIRILDEHTDGTVLKGAVYMLGEKLKLTEIVGRIFPLLQHQYDDVKEAALEACIAIDGPEVRTRFEEMFESSEPVDRLMSVYALGKMGALDNIEVLKRGLEDVVPDIRKVAVEALASACDTGDEWKPLVMAKLTDESKDVRLTVIETLGRCFSEDMIPFIAEALEDEDDWVKIRAIDALGEHGSESVVDKLTPMLENSNRFVVMKVIEALGNIGGSVAFSALLEITNSDEYEMVSAAENAIANIHDS, from the coding sequence ATGGCGGATTGTAAAGAATACCTCGCGTTGCTCAAAAGTGATGACAAAGAAATTGTTCGTGAGGGTGCTTTCAAGGCTGGTGAAGCCCAGTGTGTGGAGGCTGTAGGAATACTTGCTGAGCTTCTGCAAACGAATCATCTAGGCATTCAAGAGGCTGCGGATAGTTCATTGCGACGAATTGGTGGAAAGGAGACTGTCCAAGCTGTACTCCCTTTGCTGCGTTCGGACGAGGCTCCAGTTCGCAATCTTTCAATGGATATACTCCGTGAAGTTGGAAGCCAGGACATGCCCTCACTTATCGAACTCATCCATGATGAAGATGCTGATATACGTATTTTTGTAAGTGATATTCTTGGTTCTACAGACAATATGTTAGCGGTAGAGCCTCTTTGCGAGGCTTTGTTAAAAGACCCAGAAGTTAACGTTCGTTATCAAGCTGCAGTAAGTTTAGGAGAGCTGCGCAAGGAAGAAGCTGCACCTTGTCTAAACAAGGCTATTAATGATGAAGAGTGGGTACAATACTCTGTGATCGAAGCTCTGACCAAAATTGGGCATTCGAGTTCTGTTGACGCTATGGTCAAGGCATTGGATACAGCGTCTGATTTGGTGGCATCCATGATCATTGATTCCCTTGGGGAAATGGGGAATGTCAAAGCAGTGACCATGCTTCTTAAACGTATGGATGATGCCCATACCGCTTTGCGTAATAAAATTGTAAAAGCTGTAGTTAAGATTCTGGGGGGAAAGTCTCTCGCTTTGCTTAACGATGACGAAAGAGAGCGTTTTCGTGAGTATTTGTTGGTTGCATTGACCGATGAAGATGAAGAAATTCAAGATGCCGCTATTCAAGGTTTGGCCTATGTTGGTGGAGAAATGGCATCAGAAGGCATTCTTAAAATAGCGAGCAGTCTCGATCAGGATCAAGATCAAGAAAGATTAGCAACGACGGTTGGGTATCTTGCAGAGATTGGGCTAACAAAGGCTCTTGAAGCTGGACTTTTGGATGAGGATCAGGACGTTGCAAGGGTTACCGTGCAAACGTTGTCTCTCATTACTCCTGAGCAGTGTGAAAGAGAACATGACGTTTGTAAATTGCTGATGAAAGCATTTTGGCAAGTGAGCCTGCCAGTTCAGCGCCAAATTGTTAGTGTGGCAGCTACTAATGGTGATATTGGTGCTAAGGATTTCTTTATCCGCATTTTGGACGAGCATACTGATGGCACAGTCCTTAAGGGTGCTGTTTATATGTTGGGTGAAAAGCTCAAATTAACAGAGATTGTCGGAAGAATATTCCCGTTGTTGCAGCACCAATATGATGACGTAAAAGAAGCAGCTCTTGAAGCCTGTATTGCGATTGATGGGCCTGAGGTTAGAACTCGTTTTGAAGAGATGTTTGAAAGTTCAGAGCCTGTTGACCGTTTAATGTCAGTTTATGCGCTCGGAAAGATGGGAGCACTGGACAACATCGAAGTGCTGAAACGGGGGCTTGAGGATGTAGTTCCAGATATACGTAAGGTTGCAGTCGAAGCCCTTGCTTCGGCCTGTGATACGGGGGATGAGTGGAAGCCATTAGTAATGGCTAAGCTCACTGATGAGAGTAAGGATGTGCGGTTAACAGTCATTGAGACTCTTGGTCGTTGTTTTTCTGAAGACATGATTCCTTTTATAGCTGAAGCTCTTGAAGATGAAGACGACTGGGTAAAGATCCGAGCAATAGATGCTCTAGGGGAGCATGGTTCTGAGTCAGTAGTCGATAAGCTTACTCCAATGCTAGAGAATTCCAACCGTTTCGTGGTTATGAAAGTAATTGAGGCTTTAGGTAATATTGGCGGTTCAGTAGCCTTTAGCGCCTTGCTTGAAATCACTAACAGTGATGAATATGAAATGGTCAGTGCTGCAGAGAATGCTATCGCCAATATTCATGATTCCTAG
- a CDS encoding protein-glutamate O-methyltransferase CheR, whose translation MTSLFAKTISMGKDLKISDQEFSGLRDFIYEKCGIYIADNRKYLLENRLGNRLKKLNLRNFDEYYNYLRFDVGKEVELKRLFEVITTNETSFYRNPPQLKVFQEQVLTDVVKQARTKGRKMRIWSAGCSTGEEPYTISMIIHELLKSEVSQWDIKITANDLSERVLESARKGVYNDYTLRTTPPEVVKRYFASDNGSNAIKADIKKLVQFGQINLKDRTQLRRVERSQIVFCRNVIIYFDDDMKKRVINAFYDNLLPGGYLVIGHSESLHNITRAFKPIHYPGAIIYKKEE comes from the coding sequence ATGACGTCCCTTTTTGCTAAGACTATTTCTATGGGAAAGGATCTCAAGATCTCAGATCAAGAGTTCTCTGGCCTTCGTGATTTTATCTATGAGAAATGTGGTATCTATATTGCCGACAACCGAAAGTATCTTTTAGAAAATCGACTAGGTAATCGGTTGAAAAAATTGAATCTTCGAAATTTTGATGAGTACTACAATTACTTGCGATTCGATGTGGGTAAAGAAGTGGAGCTTAAGCGACTTTTCGAAGTTATTACTACAAATGAAACGAGTTTTTATCGGAATCCGCCTCAACTGAAAGTCTTTCAGGAGCAAGTCTTAACAGATGTTGTTAAGCAAGCAAGAACCAAGGGGCGAAAGATGCGGATATGGTCCGCTGGGTGTTCTACTGGTGAAGAGCCTTACACCATATCAATGATCATTCATGAGCTTCTCAAGAGTGAAGTATCGCAATGGGATATAAAGATTACGGCAAACGACCTATCAGAAAGAGTGCTGGAATCAGCCAGAAAGGGTGTTTATAACGACTATACTTTAAGGACTACGCCTCCTGAAGTCGTAAAGCGTTACTTTGCGTCAGACAATGGTTCAAATGCAATCAAGGCTGACATTAAAAAGCTAGTTCAGTTTGGGCAAATCAATCTCAAAGATCGTACACAGTTAAGGCGTGTAGAACGATCACAGATCGTATTTTGTCGAAATGTCATTATCTATTTTGATGATGACATGAAGAAACGAGTGATCAACGCTTTTTATGACAACTTATTGCCAGGTGGATATTTGGTGATAGGGCATTCCGAGTCGTTGCACAACATTACTCGTGCATTTAAGCCTATCCATTATCCCGGTGCGATCATCTATAAAAAAGAAGAGTAA
- a CDS encoding response regulator: MAKHILIVDDSKTVRNLVAFIMKKEGFKVTTAEDGLDGLEKLYSATGVDLIVSDINMPRMDGLTFIKTVREQDAYKDIPIVVLSTEGQDKDIHTGLTVGANLYMVKPAQPEKLVRNVKMLLG; this comes from the coding sequence ATGGCTAAACATATTCTGATTGTGGACGATTCTAAGACTGTAAGGAATCTTGTTGCCTTTATTATGAAAAAGGAAGGTTTCAAGGTCACTACCGCTGAAGATGGTCTTGATGGTTTAGAAAAATTATACAGTGCAACTGGTGTCGATCTGATTGTTTCTGATATCAATATGCCCCGTATGGATGGATTGACATTTATAAAAACAGTTCGCGAGCAGGATGCTTATAAGGATATTCCTATCGTTGTTCTTTCAACTGAGGGGCAGGACAAAGATATTCACACAGGTCTCACTGTTGGAGCTAATCTGTATATGGTTAAACCTGCTCAGCCTGAAAAATTAGTGAGAAATGTCAAAATGCTGCTCGGCTAA